One region of Fusobacterium perfoetens genomic DNA includes:
- a CDS encoding phage tail fiber protein: MAGLTHKGENLIINDYFRKKNFYLGLLKANPTDNATNIQEVTGASYQRQQIIFEEPVNGETYNSNDINFPVATENWGWITHIGLFTAPTGGELMAYSGLDYTKEIRAADIYKIPQAFFIFKVD; this comes from the coding sequence ATGGCAGGACTTACACATAAAGGAGAAAATTTAATAATAAATGACTATTTTAGAAAGAAAAATTTCTATCTAGGACTTTTAAAAGCCAATCCTACTGATAATGCTACAAATATTCAGGAAGTTACAGGAGCTTCATATCAAAGGCAACAAATAATATTTGAAGAGCCTGTTAATGGGGAAACATATAATAGTAATGATATTAATTTCCCTGTTGCAACTGAAAACTGGGGTTGGATAACTCATATAGGACTATTTACAGCACCAACAGGTGGAGAATTAATGGCTTATTCAGGACTAGACTATACAAAAGAAATAAGAGCGGCAGATATTTATAAAATACCTCAAGCATTCTTTATTTTTAAAGTAGACTAG